The proteins below come from a single Archangium lipolyticum genomic window:
- a CDS encoding efflux RND transporter permease subunit — protein MVLTCVLAVALVAGLLASRLVFHGSFVELLPAHTQEVRELEAVSHKAGGDGYLVLRARGASQETLRRFAHVLAPRLEALEEVRYVEFRYDTRFFEDRALLLLSAQQLRALREDLEAAVQQQKLAANPLFVPLDEEPTPPLSLEEIARRHAPRAMVREYLSPEDGSELYLFVKPSGLAGDLVFAQRLLTRVQATSTEVARDFPGVETDATGAHALRLEEDRRMRADLTRSSVLSCAIAALIVVLSCRRPTALLVVGAPVGVGLLVTFAVAQQTIGYLNIITGFLVAILIGLGIEYGLHLVMRYAEERRQLAAGEALREAVLGTWKGALTSACTNAAAFATLMLAQFQAFAQFGWIAAAGVLFTVLATYLIGPALIALTERLRPARAEAPLPARPPRGPRWSLPRGALVGIVVGVGALVAYSATVMNAVGFEPDMRKLRGEFAATRLDDRIIAQLGRRHSPTVFLTQDASQAGQLAATLRELEARHGEKRAFAEVVSLSDFLPRTGADVEAERAALRAFAERLPESVRSSERSGPAVRRLEALLDARPFGVEELPAEVRRRFTALDGEGSFVLAFKRESLSDTDALHRFGEQMGELRVAAAARGLQFQVLDSNLIAYRIFDLVRQDGPWLLLAAGLAVFAMMVVSLRGIRRAALVTGPLYIGLACLPAAMHLYGLKLNFINAVVLPNLLAIAVDNAVHLYHRYREEGPGSLPHVVRTTGVAAVVATLSNAAGYGALLTARHPGLRSIGELALLGVLCAFLGTTVLFPAVLALLERRDSRFQEPDGDDLMPLPAEVETDEEIRPSV, from the coding sequence GTGGTGCTCACGTGTGTACTGGCCGTGGCGCTCGTGGCGGGGCTGCTCGCCTCACGGCTCGTCTTTCACGGCTCGTTCGTGGAGTTGCTCCCGGCGCACACCCAGGAAGTGCGCGAGCTGGAGGCGGTGTCGCACAAGGCCGGAGGTGACGGCTACCTGGTCCTGCGGGCCCGGGGAGCGAGCCAGGAGACCCTGCGCCGCTTCGCCCACGTGCTGGCCCCCCGCCTGGAGGCGCTGGAGGAGGTCCGCTACGTCGAGTTCCGCTACGACACGCGCTTCTTCGAGGATCGCGCCCTGCTGCTCCTGTCCGCGCAGCAACTGCGGGCCCTGCGCGAGGATCTCGAGGCGGCGGTCCAGCAGCAGAAGCTCGCGGCCAACCCGCTCTTCGTACCGCTCGACGAGGAGCCCACCCCGCCGCTCTCGCTCGAGGAGATCGCCCGCCGCCATGCGCCTCGCGCGATGGTGCGCGAGTACCTGAGCCCGGAGGACGGCAGCGAGCTGTACCTGTTCGTGAAGCCCTCGGGGCTGGCGGGAGACCTCGTCTTTGCCCAGCGCCTGTTGACGCGGGTGCAGGCCACGAGCACCGAGGTGGCACGGGACTTCCCGGGCGTGGAGACGGACGCCACGGGCGCGCACGCGCTGCGGCTCGAGGAGGACCGGAGGATGAGAGCGGATCTCACGCGCTCCTCGGTGCTCTCCTGTGCCATCGCCGCGCTCATCGTCGTGCTGTCCTGCCGGCGCCCCACCGCGCTCCTCGTGGTGGGAGCCCCCGTGGGCGTGGGCCTGCTCGTCACCTTCGCGGTGGCACAGCAGACCATCGGCTACCTCAACATCATCACCGGCTTCCTCGTCGCCATCCTCATCGGACTGGGCATCGAGTACGGCCTGCACCTGGTGATGCGCTACGCCGAGGAGCGGCGCCAGCTGGCCGCCGGCGAGGCGCTGCGCGAGGCCGTGCTGGGCACCTGGAAGGGCGCGCTGACGTCCGCCTGCACCAACGCCGCGGCCTTCGCCACGCTCATGCTCGCCCAGTTCCAGGCCTTCGCCCAGTTCGGGTGGATCGCCGCCGCGGGCGTGCTGTTCACCGTGCTGGCCACGTACCTGATCGGCCCCGCGCTCATCGCCCTGACCGAGCGGCTCCGGCCGGCCCGCGCGGAGGCCCCGCTGCCGGCCCGGCCGCCCCGCGGCCCCAGGTGGTCCCTGCCCCGGGGCGCGCTGGTGGGCATCGTCGTGGGAGTCGGCGCGCTGGTCGCCTACTCCGCCACGGTGATGAACGCGGTCGGCTTCGAGCCCGACATGCGCAAGCTGCGCGGGGAGTTCGCCGCCACCCGGCTCGACGATCGCATCATCGCCCAGCTGGGCCGGCGCCACTCGCCCACCGTCTTCCTCACCCAGGACGCGTCACAGGCGGGCCAGCTCGCCGCCACGTTGCGTGAGCTCGAGGCCCGCCACGGTGAGAAGCGCGCCTTCGCGGAGGTGGTCTCCCTCAGCGACTTCCTGCCGCGCACCGGCGCCGACGTCGAGGCGGAGCGCGCCGCGTTGCGCGCGTTCGCCGAGCGCCTGCCCGAGAGCGTCCGGAGCTCGGAGCGCTCGGGCCCCGCGGTGCGCCGCCTGGAGGCCCTGCTGGATGCACGGCCCTTCGGCGTGGAGGAGCTGCCCGCCGAGGTGCGCCGCCGCTTCACCGCGCTGGATGGCGAGGGCAGCTTCGTGCTCGCCTTCAAGCGCGAGTCGCTCTCCGACACGGACGCGCTGCACCGCTTCGGCGAGCAGATGGGCGAGCTGCGGGTGGCTGCCGCGGCCCGGGGCCTCCAGTTCCAGGTGCTCGACTCCAACCTCATCGCCTACCGCATCTTCGATCTGGTGCGGCAGGATGGACCCTGGCTGCTGCTCGCCGCCGGGCTCGCGGTGTTCGCGATGATGGTGGTGAGCCTGCGCGGCATCCGCCGGGCGGCGCTGGTGACGGGTCCCCTCTACATCGGGCTCGCCTGCCTGCCGGCGGCGATGCACCTGTACGGCCTCAAGCTCAACTTCATCAACGCGGTGGTGCTGCCCAACCTGCTGGCGATCGCCGTGGACAACGCGGTGCACCTCTACCACCGCTACCGCGAGGAGGGGCCGGGCTCGCTCCCCCACGTGGTGCGCACCACGGGTGTCGCGGCGGTGGTGGCCACGCTGTCCAATGCCGCGGGCTACGGCGCGCTGCTCACGGCGCGCCACCCGGGGTTGCGCTCCATCGGGGAGCTCGCGCTGCTGGGGGTCCTCTGCGCGTTCCTCGGTACGACAGTGCTGTTCCCGGCCGTGCTCGCGCTGCTCGAGCGCCGCGATTCCCGCTTCCAGGAGCCGGACGGAGACGACCTCATGCCCCTGCCGGCCGAAGTGGAGACCGACGAGGAGATCCGTCCCTCCGTGTGA